A region from the Cryptosporangium arvum DSM 44712 genome encodes:
- a CDS encoding cytochrome P450, translated as MSLKSRARWVSLHGIARVVIGRAYRRGDLHARILADPAARANPYPTYDEIRARGPLVKGRLMMQAVSHPAVTSILRSDAFAVGFDPETMPWISRKLLQRVAADERIVGPIDPPSLLVTNPPDHTRYRRLVSRVFTAKAVEALRGRIEERTTELLDALEDREPVDLVAEYASLLPVTVIAEILGVPLEMRQTFLRWGTLAAPVLDVGLTYQQFEESEAALEQMSDWMYAHFDSLRRTPGDDIVSKLVHLDDESGKLDDRELLAIAGLLLAAGFETTVNLLGTGAVLLMRHPEQRDALAADPGLWSNAVDEMLRYEAPVQATSRRALRDTEICGVTVREGSFVTAMIGGANRDPDVFEDPDRFDVRRPNAREHLAFSSGAHYCIGASLARLEGEIGLRRLFERFPDLSLAGELHQRPTRTLRGYDRIPVTLTARRSTPTRAAGPGRTP; from the coding sequence ATGTCGCTGAAGAGCAGAGCACGCTGGGTCAGCCTGCACGGCATCGCGAGAGTCGTCATCGGCCGCGCCTACCGCCGCGGCGATCTGCACGCCCGGATCCTGGCCGACCCGGCCGCCCGCGCGAACCCGTACCCGACCTACGACGAGATCCGCGCCCGCGGTCCGCTGGTGAAGGGGCGCCTGATGATGCAGGCGGTCAGCCACCCGGCGGTCACCTCGATCCTGCGCAGCGACGCGTTCGCGGTCGGCTTCGACCCCGAGACCATGCCGTGGATCTCCCGCAAGCTGCTCCAGCGGGTCGCGGCCGACGAGCGGATCGTCGGCCCGATCGATCCGCCCTCGCTGCTGGTCACCAACCCGCCCGACCACACCCGCTACCGCCGGCTGGTCAGCCGCGTCTTCACGGCCAAGGCCGTGGAGGCCCTCCGCGGGCGCATCGAAGAACGGACCACCGAGCTCCTGGACGCCCTGGAGGACCGCGAGCCGGTCGACCTGGTCGCCGAGTACGCCAGCCTGCTTCCGGTCACCGTGATCGCGGAGATCCTCGGGGTTCCGCTGGAGATGCGACAGACGTTCCTGCGGTGGGGCACGCTCGCCGCGCCCGTGCTCGACGTCGGACTGACCTATCAGCAGTTCGAGGAGTCCGAGGCCGCGCTGGAGCAGATGTCGGACTGGATGTACGCGCACTTCGACTCGCTGCGCAGAACCCCCGGCGACGACATCGTCAGCAAGCTCGTCCACCTCGATGACGAGAGCGGCAAGCTCGACGACCGGGAACTGCTGGCGATCGCCGGCCTGCTGCTGGCCGCCGGGTTCGAGACGACGGTGAACCTGCTCGGCACCGGCGCGGTGCTGCTGATGCGCCACCCCGAGCAGCGCGACGCGCTCGCCGCCGACCCCGGCCTCTGGTCGAACGCGGTCGACGAGATGCTGCGCTACGAGGCCCCCGTGCAGGCCACCAGCCGGCGCGCGCTGCGTGACACCGAGATCTGCGGCGTGACCGTGCGCGAAGGCTCGTTCGTCACCGCGATGATCGGCGGCGCGAACCGGGATCCGGACGTGTTCGAGGACCCCGACCGCTTCGACGTGCGGCGTCCGAACGCCCGCGAGCACCTGGCGTTCTCCAGCGGAGCGCACTACTGCATCGGTGCGTCGCTGGCCCGCCTGGAGGGCGAGATCGGGCTGCGTCGTCTGTTCGAGCGCTTCCCCGATCTCTCCCTCGCCGGTGAGCTCCACCAGCGCCCCACCCGCACGCTGCGCGGTTACGACCGGATCCCGGTCACCCTCACCGCACGGCGTTCAACACCGACGCGAGCTGCCGGACCCGGTCGGACGCCATGA
- a CDS encoding nitroreductase/quinone reductase family protein: MTMPSDVGAYNRQLIAQFRESNGAALGNRPLLLLTTVGARSGNEHTAPMMYVPDGDRLLVVASNAGAPRDPDWYINLVASSAVRVEVGAESYAASARVLTGDEREATFTRIAAQYPFFHKHQAKTSRVIPVVALERATEPG; the protein is encoded by the coding sequence ATGACGATGCCCAGTGATGTCGGTGCCTACAACCGGCAGCTCATCGCCCAGTTCCGGGAGAGCAACGGCGCCGCGCTGGGCAACCGCCCGTTGCTGCTGCTCACGACGGTGGGGGCGCGCTCCGGGAACGAGCACACCGCGCCGATGATGTACGTGCCGGACGGCGACCGGCTGCTGGTGGTGGCGTCGAACGCCGGCGCGCCGCGGGATCCGGACTGGTATATCAATCTGGTTGCTAGTTCGGCGGTGCGGGTGGAGGTGGGCGCGGAGTCGTATGCGGCTTCGGCGCGGGTGTTGACGGGTGACGAGCGCGAGGCGACGTTCACGCGGATCGCGGCGCAGTACCCGTTCTTCCACAAGCACCAGGCGAAGACGTCGAGGGTGATCCCAGTGGTGGCGCTGGAGAGGGCGACGGAGCCGGGTTAG